ACTGGCCGCGCGACCAGGGTTTCCGCGTCGTGCAAGCCGAGGAGTGCTGGCATAAGTCGCTCACACCGCTGATGGAGGAAGTGCGCCAGAAGGTCGGCGGCGGGCCGGTCTATATCTCCTTTGATATCGACGGTCTCGATCCGGCCTTCGCGCCGGGCACGGGTACGCCCGAGATCGCTGGCCTGACACCGGCGCAAGGGCTGGAGATCATTCGTGGTTGCCGCGGGCTCGATATCATCGGTTGCGACCTGGTTGAGGTGTCGCCGCCCTATGACCCCCACGGAAACACGGCGCTGGCTGGGGCCAACATGCTGTTCGAGATGTTGTGTGTCTTGCCCGACGTCGTCTACCGCACGTAGCGCAATCACATCGCGTCAAAAGCGAACGGCCGGGGTCAAATGACCACCGGCCGCTGCTGGGGGGTTTGGAGGTTGGTTCGTTGCGCGTCGACGCACTCGACCCCTGTTGTTCTTAGATCTGGTTGATCAGCAGTGAGAGGACCAGCCCGGCCAACATGCCACCGACGGCAAATCCGAGGCCGTAGACCATCTGGCGAAATCCATCTGCTGCCTGGGCGGCGCTGATGTTGAAGCTCTTGTGGCTGTGGCCTTGAGCGGTAGCTTGCTGTTGCATCCCCTGGTTCCCTCTTTGGCTGCGGGCACGTGCGCTCTGTCGAGAATTGATATGGGGCATCCATGGCGCGATGTCGCGTGACCCGCGTCACAAGACACACGTCGGCCAGTGCTTACGCCCAAGACTGTGATGGTTGACATGCAACAGAGCGTGATGGCGCTCACCGCAGGCATGAGCATTTTCTGAAAAGCGATAGCAAGACGCTTCGCCCGCAACGAACTAACTACTTGTAATAAAACAAGAATATTTAGAGCAAGCTGTCCAAGGCATCTCCGTGGGTTGTCAACGACCGCCTGTCGATGAATTAGGCGTCGTCAAGGTGACGGCCATCACGACAACACGCTGCGGCTGACCAACGTCGGCGCCCGCCAACGGAAGCTGTGACGACGAGCGCAACTGCCCTGCACCGCCACTACCTGCGGAAACTCAGACCCGATCGCGCCTCAGCGCCTGGGCCATGCAGTGGATGCCGCCTCCGCCGCGGGTGAAAACGTCCATGGCGGGGTCGTAGACCTCGAAGCCCTGGGCCTTCAGCTTGTCGACCAGATCCTTGGCGTGCGCCGGCGCGAGGATCTTGTCGTCGCCCAGCGCCATCACGTTACACGCCAACGCCATGGTGTCCTGATAGTTCACCGGCACGATCTCGATGTTCTTGGCTTTCAGCCAGCTGACGATCTCCGGATCGGTCGTGTCCAGGCACACCGCGCAGAGTTTCTCGGCCAGCATGCAGACCATCAGGTCGATGTGGACATAGTGCTCGGCGATCGGTGCCAGCTTCACCTCCCAGCCTTCCTTGTCGAACCAGCGCTTCACCTGCTCTGCCGACTGCTCCTGGGTGCGCTCGCCGCAAAAACCGATCAGGACCGCGCCGGGCTCGATGACATCGAAATCGCCGCCCTCGAACGAACCGGCCGTCACCATGTCATAGATCGGGATGTCATTTTCCATATAGAAGCGCAGGACCGGGCCGTACTCGCCGCGGCGCCACCACTGCGCCATCTGCGTCACGACCGCGCCATAGGGTGTCATGAATGACGAATCGCGGGCGTAGACCTGATAGGGCAGTTCCTCATCGGGATCGAGGAAGTGCACGTTGACGCCGGCATCGTTGTAGGCGTCGACCATCTCGCGGTGTTGTTTCATGGCGAGCTGCTTGTCGAACTTGTCGCCGCGCTTCAGCGTCGCCTTAGAGATCGAACTGGTCGGCAGCCAACGGTAGTTGTCGGCCGGCCCCAGCAAGACATCACGCAGTTTCCCATACTCTGAATTGACGCCCCAATCGGTCAGTTCCTGCGTGTTTCCTTCAGGGTTGCGGCAACGAAGCGGGTTCATGGTCTGGCTCCACATTGGAAAGAAGACGGGTCTAGCGTCTGGGCAACACCGGCAACGTCTTTCTATGTCATGTCACGTTCGAACTGTCCTCTGCATACCGTCCGGCGAGATGTTTGCCAAGCCGGTCGTCGCGTGCGACGTGTAGCCCTATCTCGCATTGATGACGGCAACCCACAGATGATCAAGGAAATGGATCAATTGGCGGGGCCGCTCGAAAGGCGGAACGCCGGGCGTCTTGCCGAGCCATGCGCTTGGACGTCGTTGCGACTGCAACCGTATGGCGATATCGTGGCCAGGGGCTTGTGACCTCTAAGGTTTGTCGCTTTTGGCTATCGGGGTGTCCTATTGAAAGGCTGGGTCGGATGTTTGGCTGCGGCGGTCCTGCTTACTCTCTTGGTCGCGACGACCGCCGGTCAAACAGCGGACGAACAGCGTGAGACGGGTATCGAGCTAGCAGCAGTCCCCGACGCGTACGTCGAGAACGTCGTCGACGCCGCCAGGATCTTCTTGTCCACCTTGGACTCAGATCAAAAGGCGCAGGTTCTCTTCGACTTCGACGACAAAGCCCGCACATCCGGCAGGGATACGAGCAGCACGCCCTCGTTCTGCGCGGTTCTGGCATGGTGTGTCGGCTGGGGTCTGACACAATGCAGCTTGACCTATCCTCAACACGTCGCCTTGCAGCGTCTGTTGTCATCTGCCTTGTCCGATGCCGGCTACCAGACACTCCTTGCCATCATGAACCGGAACCGTTTGATCGGGGAGTATGAAGACGCAGGCTTGACTGGCTACACGGGTGCGGCCAAAGAGCATTGTCCTGACCTGCTGGCCCCCTCGGTCTTCCGCATTCCTGAACACTGCGTACCGGGACTTCCGACGACGGCCGACACAATCAATGTCGGAGGCAACAATCCACCGACATCCGATGGGTCGTACAGCACGGCCTGGGAATGGCCCGGCGGACCACCCGGGCTCAGTGGGCGCCACGAACAGTTCTGCGACTACACGATTGCCTTGTTCGGCGAGCCCGGTTCGGACACATGGGCCATACGCTTCGAGGGACATCACACAACGATCAATCTGACGTTCCTCAAAGACCACGAAACCGGCGCCGTTGTGGTTCAGGCGACGCCTCTGTTTCTGGGGTCATATCCTATGGTCATACCACCCCCATCTCATCCGGACGACCTGAGCGCGCAGGCAACCTGGATTTCCTCCCAGGGACTGATGGCGGAGACACTCCAGCACGTCCGCGCCTTCTTGGCCGGGCTACCGGATGACGTTCGCCAGGCTTCCTTTGTCCCCGTGGATACGTTTCACCAGACCGCTCCGCTGCAGCAAGATGTCTACCCGCCATGGCTCGTGACCGGTCTGTTGCCCGACGCGTCATTGAACCCGCCGGATCGCATGATGCAGGTAGGGATAGGCAAACTTGACGCCGCAACCATCTGGCACCTTAAACAACTGTATCGACGCTTCTTCTCGACAATGCCGCCTGACGTCGGTGATCAGTACTTGGCGATCGTTACAGATTTGCTGGCGTCCGGTGCTCCCTTGAGCGTCATGTGGGCAGGGACTGACGAAGCGGACTCTGCGCAAGATGTCTTTGTGCGGGTTGTTCTTGGCTCACTCCTGATTGAGGCCGTTGCAAACAAGCAGTGGAGTGCCCAGAACCGGCACGTCGACGTGGCCAATCACTTGCACGCCGTGTTGCGTGATCTGAGCTTCGAGTGGGACTTCGATCCTGTCAGCTCGACGGAACAGCATCACAGCGATCATTAGATGTCGCTTGCGGAACAGGAGGCCATCGAGACCAGATGACGATGTCATTCACGAAAGTGGCGCTACTGTCGATGTGTACCAGGATGTTGGTTCTACTCATGGTCCTGACTGCGCCAGTCGCACTGGCTACTGCCGATGAAACAGAACTTCCGATTGTCGCTCCGGAATCCGTTGGTCTCGATCCACAGCGCCTCGACAGGCTGACCGAGTTTTTGGAAAACGCCATCGCGGATGGCGAGATTGCCGGCGCTGTCGTGCTGGTGTCGCGGCACGGCTCGATTGCGCTTTACGAGGCCTTGGGCAAGCTCGGGCCGGCTGACGACACGCCCATGCCGAAGGACGCCATCTTTCGGATCTACTCGATGACAAAACCCATTACTGCCCTGACGGTGTTGCGCGCCGTCGAGCGTGGTGAGATCAGCCTTGTCGACAAACTAAGTCAGTACCTGCCAGCATTTGAGAACATGACGGTGCTGAACGAGCGCCACGTCAGGGGATTCAATGAGCCGGAACTTACGCGTCCCGCACTCGATCAGATTGTTCTTTTTGACCTGGTGCGGCACGCTGGCGGTTTTGGCGATGAGACGTTCTATCCGGGTTATGTCGGTGAGCAATTCAGAGCCGCCGGCATTGGCCACAACATGGAACTGACGCTGGCCGAAGCCGTCAAAAGCGCCGCTGAGATTCCGCTCCTGTATGACCCAGGAACTCACTTTAGCTATGCCGAGACGAACTTCACGGTCCTAGGCCGTGTGCTTGAGGTCGTACACGACAAGGCTATCGATGACATCTACGCCGAGGATATCTTCGGGCCTCTAGGGATGGTCGATACCGGATTCCAGATCCCGGCCGACAACGCCGATCGCCTCGCCCAACCCATTGAGCGCGCGAATGGGCCTGATGCCAATCTCGTATTCGATGCCGCGACGCCGCGCAACTATCACTCGACAGCAAACGGGCTCGTGTCCACAGCGCTCGACTACTGGCGGTTCGTGCAGATGCTGCTCGACGATGGGACCACTAAGGACGGCAATGTGTTCTTGGCGCCTGTGAGCGTCAACGCCATGTTAACCAATTCCATCTCAAACGTTGCCTTGGGCTACCATTACAATTTTGACAGCCTCATGATCGGGTGTTCCTGGGGTATCGGCATCGGCGTTTGCGGCGAGGATACCTCAAGCGCCGTCTTGTTCGGAGACAACACCTTCTTCTGGGTTGGGTACGGCGGAACATTCTTCCTGGCTAACCGCGACAGCAACTTCGCGATGTTGGTCATGATCCAACAACCCGACTATCTGGTCACTGGCTGGTCGCACCTATACAGTCTGGCGATGCAAAGCATCGTCGATTGACGAGCCGGCGACATTCCGCGACACGGAATGATGATCATGTGACAGGTCCAGATTGGCAGCGAGTTGCCGTTCGACACGAGCAGAGACCCGGTGCTTGAGTCCCGCGTTGACAAGCCGCCTGACACCCCGCGAAGATCACCTTTCCCGACATACCGCCGCACCCAGGACGGTATTGACACGACGGCCCCAACAACGGAGACCCCCATGAGCACGAACATGACCAATGGCCAGGCCCTGATGCAGCTCTTACAGGGTTACGGCATCGACACCGTGTTCGGCATGCCGGGGGTCCATACGCTGGAGTACTATCGCGGCATCGCCGATACCGAGATGAACCATGTCATGTTCCGCCACGAACAGGGCGGCGGCTTCATGGCCGACGGCTATGCCCGCATCTCCGGCAAACCGGCGGTTTGCTGCGTCATCACCGGTCCCGGCGTCACCAATATCGCGACCGCCGTCGGCAATGCCTATGCGGACTCGCAGCCAATGCTGGTGATCGCCAGCACCAACGCGACGGAGGACCTGGGCGCCGGGCGCGGCAGGCTGCACGAGATTACCGACCAGCGCGCGTCGATCGCGCCGTTGACCGCGTTTTCGCAGACCATCATGCACAGCACGTCAATTCCGTCGGCCGTCTCGCGTGCGTTCGAGGTGTTCGCCAACAGCCGGCCGCGGCCGGTGCATCTGGAACTGCCGATTGACAAGATCGCCGAGGCCGCCGAGTTCGCGGCCGATGCCAGCCCGCTTGCTGGTCGGCCCATGCCGGCGCCTGACTCGATCGAGCGGGCCGCCGCGCTGTGCAAGGGCGCCGAGCGACCCGTCATCATCGCCGGCGGCGGTGTCGTCGATCAAGGAGACGCAATTCTGGCAGTGGCCGAGCGGCTGGGCGCGGCCGTGCTGCTGACCACCGCCGCCAAGGGCGCGATCGACGAAGACCACGCGCTGAATGCCGGCAGCGGCATGTCATCGCCGTTGGTACACAGCTTCATCGGCGAATCGGACCTGGTCATCGCGGTCGGCACGGAGCTCTCGGAAACCGATACTTGGGTGCCGGGCTTCCTGCCGATCAACGGCAATCTGATCCGCATCGATATCGATGTGGAGAACCTGTCGCGCGATCTACCGCCCGATGCCGCGGTGCTGGGCGACGGCGGCGCGGCGCTCTCGATGCTGGCCGACGCCCTGTCCGCCGCCGCGAACGGGCGCGGCTTCGGCGATGGGAAAGCCATCGCCGCCTTGCGCAAGGCCGTCATCGACGAGGCGATGGCCGGTGACAAGGCCAAGAAACACGCAAAGGTGCTGGATTCGATCCGCGCCGCCCTGCCCGACAATGGCTGGCTGATCACCGACGCGACCCAACCCGGCTACATGGGCAACACCTATTACCGCACATCGACCCCGCGCAGTTACACACACCCAAGCGGCTACTGCACGCTTGGCTCGGCCATGCCGTCGGCGATCGGCGCGCGGCTCGGCGCGCCAGACCGTCCGGGCGTCACGTTGGCCGGCGATGCCGGTTTCCTGTTCACCGTTCAGGAACTCGCGACCGGTGTCGACGAAGGCGTCAGCCTGCCGATCATCCTGTGGAACAACGACGGTCTTGGCCAGATACGCGACGACATGATCGAAAAGGACATCAAGACGATAGGTGTCAGCCCACGCAATCCCGATTATCTGGCGTTGGCCAAGGCGTTTGGCGCCGAAGCCGTCGAACCAGACAGCCTCGATAGCCTGACCGGCGCCATGCGCGATGGCTTCACCGCCGGCCGCCCTGTGCTGATCCAGGTGCGCGAAGACGCCGATTATCTGAACTAGGTCGCCAAGATCGAGACCGATGCACGCCTCACATTGGTCCGATGTGAGGCGGCAGGTCTCAAGGTAAGGGGCTCTAGGTGCGGTAGCTGGTGTCGGTACGCTCGAGCCAGCGAATGATGGCGTCCCACTCGCGGTCGCCGCCCATGCCGCCAACATTGTCCGGATCACCGTAGACCGATGTCCGCTTTAGCTCCTCGTCGCCCGGCAGCAAGATATCCTGGCCCGACTGCATAACATCGACCTGCACCTTGCAACCGACCTCCAGGTTGTAAAGCGTCACAAAGGCTTCACCGACCGAGCGACCACAGGCGAGCAGGCCGTGGTTCTGCAGGATCATCGCCATGTTCTTCGGGCCTAAGTCGGCGGCCAAGGCGTCGCACTCTTCCTGGCCCGAGGTCTGGACATCCCAGTCGTGATAGGAAACATGACCATGGAAGAACATCGACTGCTGTACCAAGGGGAGCAGACCGCACTTCATGCACGAAACCGCCATGCCGGCACGGGTATGGCTGTGCAGCACCCAGTTGACGTCGGGCCTGGCCTTAAGCACCGCGTGATGTATGGCATGACCCGCGTAGTTGCAGCGATAATCACCGCGCACGACGTTGCCGTCATAGTCCAGCGTGATCAGGTTGGACGCGGTGATTTCCTCGAACAGCAATCCATAGGGGTTCAGCAGATAGAGCCCCTCTTCCGGCAGGCGCGCCGAGATGTGCGTGTAGATCAGATCGGTCCAACCATAGCGCACGAAAGCCCGGTAGAGCGCCGCCAGATTGCAGCGCAGTTCCCATTCCTCAGCACTGAACTCGGCGGGACGCAGGGCGGTGTTTGTTGCCACGATCTTGTATCCTCTTCGTATTGGAAAGTTACGCTGGTGAAGGGGTTGTAGAACATTTTTACAGCACTTTGCAACGACCATGGGGATGGCGATGAGCTTGTTGGTGACCGGCGGTACCGGGTTCGTCATGAGCAATCTGGTCCGTCATTGGCTAGAGCGCCACGAGGATCAACGGGTAGTCCTGGTCGATATCGCCGAACCGGATGCCATGGCCAGGCGTTTCTTCGAACCGGTCGCCGGCAGGCTGACCGCCGTTACCGGCGACGTCCGCAATCGCGACCTGCTGCCTGGCTTGGCGGAGGAACACGACATCGACCGCCTGGTGCACGGCGCGGCCATGACGCCGACCTCCGGCACAACCGAGGCGACCCAGGCGGCGATGATCGCCGGGGTCAACGTCATGGGAACCGTGCATGCGCTGGAACTGGCCCGCGCCCTGCCGGACTTGAAGCGCATGATCCACGTCAGCACTGGCAGCGTTTATGATACCGAAGGCCCCGCCGACGGTTCACCCTTGCCGGAAGACGGCTACGTCCGCCCCTTCCCAACCACGCTCTACCCGATCACCAAACTGACCGGCGAACTGATCGCCTCACGCTACCGCGACCTCTTTCACATCCCCCTCCACATTGCCCGGCTGGCCAGCGTCTATGGGCCGATGGACCGGTGGACGCCGGGCCGCGACTATGCCTGCGACCCCAACGTGCTCGTCCACAAGGCGGTTGCCGGCGAGCCCGTCACAATTGCCGGCGCCGAGGCGGTCGGCGACTTCATCCATTCGGGCGATGTCGCGCGCGCCATCGCCGACATGCTGGACGCACCGGCGCTGAATCATGATGTCTACAACATCGCCTATGGCGAACCGGTCACGCTCGCCGGGTTGGCCGACATCGTCGCCTCAACCGTACCGGGCTTCACCTGGTCCCCAACGACAAACGATGACGCGACGCTTACTGGGAATCCGGCGCGAAAGAGTGGAGCCTGGGGCGCCTACGACATCACGCGGCTGAAGGGCGATACCGGCTGGTCACCGCGCCCGCTGAACGACGCCATTGCGGACTACGTCGCCTGGGTGCGTGACATCGAAGAGCCGGCAGGCTGATGCAGGGCCGACCCTAATAGCCCCGGCGGCTTACCAGAGGCGTGCCCGTCAGCAGCGACACGAGATGCGCAAGCAGGACGACGATCAACACCAGGCAGACCATCTGTATGCCAAACCACGGAACCATGCGCGGCCGCCCAGGCTCCAGCGGACGGTGCGCCCGGACATAAGCGAGGACAAACAACGCGACGACCACGGCCAGCGCGATAAGGGTGACCGTCAGCGTCACGACCGGCGTCTCGCGTGCAAAGGGGTTTGCCCACCGTGAACTTGTCGCCTAGAGTCACAACACGACACGTCGCGCCGTTCTTGACAGGTCTCCATGCTGAGAAATCCGATCCCCTGGCCCAACGGGGCCCGCTGTGCTGTGGCCTTCACCTTCGACATGGACGGCGAGAGCCTGATCCATGTCAGCTATCCCGACACCGCCGACGCCAAGGTCGCCAGTACCTCTGACCTGCGCTACGGACCGGAGGTCGGTGTGCCGCGTATCCTGGATATCTACAAAAAGTTCGGGCTGCGCCAAACGTTTTTCATTCCCGGCTGGTGCATCGAAAACTATCCCGCGACCATCGAGGCGATCTTGGCCGACGGCCATGAGATCGGCCATCACGGCTGGCTTCACGGCAAGCCGAACCTGATGTCCGACAACGAAGAAGCCGATGACATCGCACGCGGCGTCGAGGCTATCGTCAAGGCCACAGGCTCCAAGCCGCGCGGTTTCCGCGCGCCGTCCTATGCCATGTCGCGCCGCACACTCGGTTTTCTGCAGGACCACGGCATGGTCTATGACGCGTCCTTGATGGGCGATGACATCCCCTATGTGGTCGAGAACGAACGCGGCAGCCTGGTTGAATTGCCCAGCCACTGGCCGCTTGATGACTGGACGCAGTACGTGACGTTCCCCGACTTCGGCGTCCGCCAACCGATCAAGGCACCGTCTGAGGCTTACAAGGTTCACGTCGAGGAGTTTGATGCCGCTTGGGAGCACGGTGCATTCTGGTGCGCGGTCTGGCATCCCTTCGTCAGCGGCCGGCTGGCGCGTGCCATGGCGATCGAACAACTCATCGAGCACATGTTGGAGAAAGGTGATGTCTGGTTCGCCCGCATGGACGAGATCGCCGATTACGTCAGTGGCTTGATCGCTGCAGGAACCTGGACGCCGCGCCGGCACGCCCTGCCGTTCTGGCCGGACGTGCCGATCCCCGCCGTCGCACCGAGACGCGCCTGAAAAAACAAAGGGAGATACCGATGGGCGACATGAAGCAGCAGCTTCTGCAGTGGATCGAAGAAGATCGCGACAAACTCATCGGCTTCTACAGCCAGTTCGTCGCCACGCCCAGCCCCAACCCGCCCGGCGATACCCGCGACGCCGTCGCCCATATCAGCACGTTCCTGCACGAGCACGACTTGGACTTCCGCCTGGTCGACCCTGAGCCGATGTTCCCCAATGTCGTCGCCAGCTTCGACGGTGACGGCGACGGCAAACATCTGGTCCTGAACGGACACATCGATGTTTTTCCCGCCGCCGACGAGGGTTGGCAGCACGGTGGCCCGTGGTCGGGCGCCATCGCCGACGACGCGGTCTGGGGGCGCGGCTCCGCCGATATGAAGTGCGGCACCAGCACGTCGATCTTCACCTACATGTATCTCAACCGCATCAAGGAATTCTTGAAGGGCAAGCTGACGCTGACCTGCGTTTCCGACGAGGAGACCTTTGGGCCCTGGGGCGCGCGCTACCTGGTCGAGCACCTGCCCGAAGTCCACGGCGATTGCTGCCTGAACGGCGAGCCGTCCAGCCCCTATTCGATCCGATTCGGCGAGAAGGGACCGTGGTGGATCAGCTTCCGCATTCGCACCAAGGGCGCCCACGGCGCCTATGTGCATGCCGGCGGCAGCGCGTCCTGGGCCGCCATGCAGTTCTGCCATGATCTGAGGGCGGTCGAAGAGATCGACACGCCGGCGCCGCACAATGTCGGCCAGGCGCTGGAAGAAGCGCGCGAGGAGACCGACCGCGCCATGGGCAAGGGCGCCAGCGACATCGTGCAAAAGGTGACGCTGAATATCGGCCGCATGGACGCCGGGCTGAAAGTGAACATGGTGCCCGACGAATGCGTGGTCGAAGCCGACATGCGCCTGCCCGTCGGCTGCGAGAAGGAACAGGTACAGAAGGTCATCGACGAGGTGCTTGCCCGCCACCCCGAAGTCGAGATGGAGGAGATGAACTACACCGCACCGTCGTGGTGCGATCCCTATGGCGAGATGGTGACGCACCTGCAGAACAACGTGGAGACGCTGCGCGGCTTCCGCCCGACGCCGGTTATCAGCCTTGGCGGCACCGATGCACGCTTGTGGCGCTATCTGGGCATCGGCGCCTATGTCTACGGCCCCTCGCCCGAGGGCATGGGCCAGCGCGACGAACACGTGCCCGTCGACGACTTCCTGCATACGGTCAAGAGCCACGTGCTGTCGGCTTATGACTACCTGACCAACGACTGACGGTTTAACCAACAACAACAAGGAGGACATCGATGCCGAGCCTGTCGGCCGATCTGATTCTGAAGAACGGACGCATCGCCACCCTGGATGATAACGAGACAATCGCTGAAGCCGTCGCCTGTTGGAACGGGCGCATCGTCACCGTTGGCTCGAACAGCGATGCTGATGCGCTAGCCGGACCCGGCACGCGCACAATCGATGTGGGCGGCAAGACGGTCATCCCCGGCATCATTGACAGCCACTGCCATCCCGATGCCCACGCCATCAACGACTACCTGTGGGAAGACGTGGGTCCGGAGGCGACCGACAGTATCGAAGCGCTTCTGAACCTGATCGATGCAAAGACCGCCGCCATGGGGCCGGGCGAGATGTTCCGCGGCCAGGGTTGGAACGATCAGAAATGCGGCGGTTACCCGACCCGCGATGAGCTCGACAAGGCCGGCAACGGCAGGCCCGTTTGGATCGGCCGCACCGACCACCACATCGCCGTCGTCAACAGCGCGACGTTCGAGCATTTCGGCGTCGCCGAAGACGTCGAGAACCCGCCCCACGGGCAGTACGATCGCGATCCCGAAACCGGCAAGCTTACCGGTCTGATGCGCGAAATGGCGGCCTGGGATTTGGAAGGTCTGATGAAGCAGGCCTATTCGGTCGATGACTACATCGCGGGCCTGAAGCAGGTCTTCCCGATGTATCACCGCCATGGCGTGACATCGCTGCACAACAGCCTGACCCAGCAGAAGGCCGTTCACGCCTATCAGCGCATGCGCGACGCCGGCGACCTCACCATGCGGATGGGCATCATCATCGACGGGCGCGACGACGACATGGTCGACGGCTACATCGGCGCTGGCATCAAGACCGGCTTCGGTGATGAGTGGATCCGCGTGGTCGGTATCGAGTGGTGCCCAGACTGCTCCGTCAGCGGCCGTACCGCCGCCTTCTACGAGCCCTATATCGGCGAGCCCGTGCCGGGCGAACCGGTGCCCAATACCGGCATGCTGCTCTATACGGCCGAAGACCTGATCCCACGCGTCAAGCGCGCCCACAAAGCGGGCCTGCGCGTCTGTGTCGAGGGCCTGGGCGACCGCGGCATCGACTTCGCGCTCGACGCCATCGAAGCGGCGCTCGAAGAAACCCCGCGCGACGATCACAGGAGCCGGGTCGAGCACTGCTGCAATGTGACCCCGGCGATCCTGGATCGGCTGACAAAGCTGGAGGTCACCGACAGTTCGGCGACCGGTTTCATGTACAGCCTGGGCGATGCCTATATCGCCAACCGCGGCGGCCAGGCGATGGAGGACATGTTCCCGCACCGTGCCCTGATCGACGCCGGCGTGCCGGCGCCCGGCCATTCCGATGCCAACGTCTGCTCGACCAACCCGTGGCTGGTCTTCTACAGCCTGGTCAACCGCAAGACCGACACCGGCCAGCCCTTCGGCCAGACCCAGAAGATCAGTGTGACCGAGGCGCTGCGCACCTACACGACACTCGGCGCCTGGACCGGTTTCGAAGAGGACCTGAAGGGCGACATCGCGCCGGGCAAGCTGGCCGACTTTGCGATTCTGAATGATGATCCCTGGTCGATGGATACAGAACAGCTGCGCGACATGGCGGTGGCGGAGACCATCGTCGGCGGCAAGACCGTGTTCGAGGGAAGTTGATACGCTTGTCGTACTACGCATCTCGTAGTAAGCTGACCCATGATTCAATCATGGGGATCGTCGGTAACCCGTCGCTTTGCCGAGTCGGGGAAGCTACGCGGGTTCGCCGGATTGGATGTGGACGCCGCTGTGGATCTTCTCGCCTCGCTAAACGCGGCGACTTCGCTGAGTGATCTGAGCCCGCTGAAAAGTGTTGGACTGCACAAGCTAAAGGGCGATCGGCGAGGCCAGTGGGCAATGACCGTTAATGGACCATGGCGAATCTGTTTTCGTTTTCGCGACGGCGACGCGTACGACGTCGAGATCGTCAACTATCACAAAGGTTAGAGCATGCTACCCGTACACCCAGGACGTATTCTCTCTCGCGAACTCAAGGCGCGCGATCTCTCAGCCAACCGACTTGCTTTGGCACTGCGTGTACCATCCGGGCGCATCACCGAGATCGTAAACGGCAAGCGAGGCATCAGCGCCGAAACGGCCTTGCGCCTCGCCGCATACTTCGGCACAGCACCTCAGTTTTGGATGAACCTGCAAAGCCAGTTCGAACTGGCTGTTGCCGAACGTGAGCTGGGGGACAGGATCAAGGCCGAAGTCGAAAACGCGGCATAGGGGATACAATGACATTACAAGCCGACCTTATCCTGCACGGCGGCAAGATCGCCACGCTGGATGAACAAGAGACGGTCGTCGACGCTGTAGCGTGCTGGCGTGGCCGCATCATCGCCACCGGCTCAAGCGACGAGGTCATGGCCTGGCGTGGTGATTCGACACGCATCACCGACCTCGGCGGTCAGACCGCCATTCCCGGGCTGATCGACAGCCATTGCCATCCGGACTCCCACGCCATCACGGCGACCTTGTGGGAGGAGGTCAAACCGAACCGCATCGGCTCGGTCGACGCCATGCTGAAGCTGGTCGCGGAGAAGACCGCCACCATGGCGGAC
The Pseudomonadota bacterium genome window above contains:
- a CDS encoding arginine deiminase family protein, with the translated sequence MNPLRCRNPEGNTQELTDWGVNSEYGKLRDVLLGPADNYRWLPTSSISKATLKRGDKFDKQLAMKQHREMVDAYNDAGVNVHFLDPDEELPYQVYARDSSFMTPYGAVVTQMAQWWRRGEYGPVLRFYMENDIPIYDMVTAGSFEGGDFDVIEPGAVLIGFCGERTQEQSAEQVKRWFDKEGWEVKLAPIAEHYVHIDLMVCMLAEKLCAVCLDTTDPEIVSWLKAKNIEIVPVNYQDTMALACNVMALGDDKILAPAHAKDLVDKLKAQGFEVYDPAMDVFTRGGGGIHCMAQALRRDRV
- a CDS encoding DUF3500 domain-containing protein, with translation MAAAVLLTLLVATTAGQTADEQRETGIELAAVPDAYVENVVDAARIFLSTLDSDQKAQVLFDFDDKARTSGRDTSSTPSFCAVLAWCVGWGLTQCSLTYPQHVALQRLLSSALSDAGYQTLLAIMNRNRLIGEYEDAGLTGYTGAAKEHCPDLLAPSVFRIPEHCVPGLPTTADTINVGGNNPPTSDGSYSTAWEWPGGPPGLSGRHEQFCDYTIALFGEPGSDTWAIRFEGHHTTINLTFLKDHETGAVVVQATPLFLGSYPMVIPPPSHPDDLSAQATWISSQGLMAETLQHVRAFLAGLPDDVRQASFVPVDTFHQTAPLQQDVYPPWLVTGLLPDASLNPPDRMMQVGIGKLDAATIWHLKQLYRRFFSTMPPDVGDQYLAIVTDLLASGAPLSVMWAGTDEADSAQDVFVRVVLGSLLIEAVANKQWSAQNRHVDVANHLHAVLRDLSFEWDFDPVSSTEQHHSDH
- a CDS encoding serine hydrolase domain-containing protein, whose protein sequence is MTMSFTKVALLSMCTRMLVLLMVLTAPVALATADETELPIVAPESVGLDPQRLDRLTEFLENAIADGEIAGAVVLVSRHGSIALYEALGKLGPADDTPMPKDAIFRIYSMTKPITALTVLRAVERGEISLVDKLSQYLPAFENMTVLNERHVRGFNEPELTRPALDQIVLFDLVRHAGGFGDETFYPGYVGEQFRAAGIGHNMELTLAEAVKSAAEIPLLYDPGTHFSYAETNFTVLGRVLEVVHDKAIDDIYAEDIFGPLGMVDTGFQIPADNADRLAQPIERANGPDANLVFDAATPRNYHSTANGLVSTALDYWRFVQMLLDDGTTKDGNVFLAPVSVNAMLTNSISNVALGYHYNFDSLMIGCSWGIGIGVCGEDTSSAVLFGDNTFFWVGYGGTFFLANRDSNFAMLVMIQQPDYLVTGWSHLYSLAMQSIVD
- a CDS encoding 5-guanidino-2-oxopentanoate decarboxylase — protein: MSTNMTNGQALMQLLQGYGIDTVFGMPGVHTLEYYRGIADTEMNHVMFRHEQGGGFMADGYARISGKPAVCCVITGPGVTNIATAVGNAYADSQPMLVIASTNATEDLGAGRGRLHEITDQRASIAPLTAFSQTIMHSTSIPSAVSRAFEVFANSRPRPVHLELPIDKIAEAAEFAADASPLAGRPMPAPDSIERAAALCKGAERPVIIAGGGVVDQGDAILAVAERLGAAVLLTTAAKGAIDEDHALNAGSGMSSPLVHSFIGESDLVIAVGTELSETDTWVPGFLPINGNLIRIDIDVENLSRDLPPDAAVLGDGGAALSMLADALSAAANGRGFGDGKAIAALRKAVIDEAMAGDKAKKHAKVLDSIRAALPDNGWLITDATQPGYMGNTYYRTSTPRSYTHPSGYCTLGSAMPSAIGARLGAPDRPGVTLAGDAGFLFTVQELATGVDEGVSLPIILWNNDGLGQIRDDMIEKDIKTIGVSPRNPDYLALAKAFGAEAVEPDSLDSLTGAMRDGFTAGRPVLIQVREDADYLN